The Acropora muricata isolate sample 2 chromosome 5, ASM3666990v1, whole genome shotgun sequence genome includes a window with the following:
- the LOC136917831 gene encoding uncharacterized protein isoform X2, which yields MGPLRLNIFVLSVLLCCLFVGVEPKVCAYDHFIIESGSGNWTCRKCLLCQPGLGLSPQCGTKLSIHNLKIKCEPCILGKTYSEVEGTSSCKPCSSCADHQTIVKNCTLYADSQCKDTCSKEFYFEDLTGDCQPCSWCCSDGSNKVRSGCKDMPSYKQCDVNTAKNCKPICQNGQYVVPGSKRGGHCENCNVCPPGTSPFPECGSVVENTEQVICKSCVEGWTFSNNYGTSQCKPCTRCSVGQKEVLPCNLTNDRVCSDCDKGFYRDVKSTLQCKPCSACCNGDKDVHIEKCAEQKMPKNFQCSQAIGVGSVCQSQSINKEPKFKSLVPVYIATSVGAGFVILLSVSVCYCMIKFRRHKVLTSHQSRALLVAGEEESSDSRFEDLTVSGLQETICFEKSGVILQFSDPESFVNDGHGIRSKICWDKALTVSLPSHEIQLSPVIQFYSHGSKLSKPVHVTIPHSAFMDSSHRWSIGLKSFTLESGPEIDWKDEIVDKIYGNEVSFYMDCLLSYVVVGTPVYKSSKSTKKRFQCAVFGDTEGTVGQDYTVYLYLIDDCEASLEKLMQDERSKSMILLGSPQSINVEAGFETDVKVVIKQLCGGWKIALTNSQVIPHKSIKESYRTFPCAEILFEHDNGRNRDFRCIIEVTADDTTIQILAVGKMKEDPSLRYLESRTGQQHTMLTGRGQCGDFEAAAELQSSQPETLMASGNSGDPTSIQTFGTTSIPEDSSWNYQGIDRYQRHLMVPGQASKPLVNLVNDHSHVVEDIFERLDTYVEGAGHYEVIAKYFRFRIYTIRSRFEKADGGPSRAMIEAIVARHPEITVESFAKLVEEKARRSDVANLLRDYDLDLLKESEDFFYFQ from the exons ATGGGGCCTCTTCGTTTAAACATTTTTGTGCTCTCTGTGTTGCTTTGCTGTCTCTTCGTTGGA GTTGAACCAAAAGTATGTGCATATGATCACTTCATTATTGAATCAGGATCAGGAAACTGGACTTGTCGGAAATGTCTGCTTTGTCAACCTGGATTAGGTTTGTCTCCACAATGTGGCACAAAACTCAGTATTCACAATTTAAAAATCAAGTGCGAGCCATGCATACTTGGAAAAACCTACTCTGAAGTGGAAGGTACAAGCTCCTGTAAGCCTTGTAGTTCTTGTGCTGATCACCAAACAATTGTGAAGAACTGTACTTTGTATGCTGATTCTCAGTGCAAGGATACATGTTCAAAGGAGTTTTACTTTGAGGATCTGACAGGTGACTGTCAGCCCTGCTCCTGGTGCTGCTCTGATGGGAGTAATAAGGTTAGAAGTGGGTGCAAGGATATGCCATCGTACAAACAGTGTGACGTGAACACAGCAAAGAACTGCAAACCCATATGTCAAAATGGTCAATATGTTGTTCCTGGTAGCAAGAGGGGGGGGCACTGTGAAAACTGCAATGTTTGCCCTCCAGGGACATCACCTTTTCCTGAGTGTGGTAGTGTGGTTGAAAACACTGAGCAAGTTATATGCAAATCCTGCGTCGAAGGCTGGACATTCTCAAACAATTATGGAACAAGTCAATGCAAGCCATGTACTAGGTGTTCTGTTGGACAAAAGGAAGTACTTCCCTGTAATCTGACCAACGATAGGGTGTGCAGTGACTGTGATAAAGGGTTTTACAGAGATGTCAAGAGCACTCTTCAGTGCAAACCATGCTCTGCATGTTGCAATGGTGACAAAGATGTGCACATTGAAAAATGTGCAGAGCAGAAGATGCCTAAAAATTTCCAATGTAGTCAAGCCATCGGAGTAGGAAGTGTATGTCAATCTCAAAGTATTAACAAAGAACCAAAGTTTAAGTCTCTAGTACCTGTCTATATAGCAACCAGTGTGGGTGCTGGATTTGTCATTCTACTATCAGTATCAGTGTGCTACTGCATGATAAAATTCCGCAGACACAAGGTCCTCACATCACATCAATCACGTGCCTTGTTAGTCGCTGGTGAAGAAG AAAGTAGTGACTCTAGATTTGAAGACCTAACTGTGAGTGGCTTGCAAGAGACTATATGTTTTGAAAAATCTGGTGTCATTCTCCAATTTAGCGACCCTGAAAGCTTCGTTAACGACGGTCACGGAATCAGATCAAAAATATGTTGGGATAAAGCATTGACTGTTTCATTACCAAGTCATGAAATTCAGCTCAGTCCTGTAATCCAATTTTACTCTCATGGCTCAAAACTGTCCAAGCCAGTCCATGTAACAATTCCACACAGTGCATTCATGGATTCTAGTCACAGATGGAGCATTGGACTGAAAAGCTTCACGTTAGAAAGTGGACCAGAGATCGATTGGAAAGACGAGATAGTAGACAAAATCTATGGTAATGAAGTGAGCTTTTATATGGATTGTCTTCTCTCCTATGTCGTTGTGGGGACACCAGTTTACAAGTCCTCGAAGAGTACAAAGAAACGTTTTCAGTGTGCAGTCTTTGGAGACACAGAAGGCACAGTTGGTCAAGACTATACTGTATACTTATACTTGATTGATGACTGCGAAGCTTCATTAGAG AAACTAATGCAAGATGAAAGATCTAAAAGCATGATTCTGTTGGGTTCTCCTCAGTCAATCAATGTTGAGGCTGGTTTTGAGACTGATGTAAAAGTAGTAATCAAACAACTTTGTGGTGGTTGGAAAATAGCACTCACAAACTCTCAG GTTATACCTCACAAGAGTATAAAGGAATCTTACAGGACTTTTCCATGTGCAGAGATCCTATTTGAGCATGATAATGGGAGGAATAGAGACTTTCGCTGTATAATTGAAGTGACAGCAGATGACACAACGATCCAAATCCTTGCAGTCGGCAAAATGAAAGAG GACCCATCTCTGAGGTACCTGGAGAGTCGCACAGGCCAACAGCACACAATGCTTACTGGGCGGGGTCAATGTG GTGACTTTGAAGCTGCAGCTGAGTTACAAAGCAGCCAGCCAGAAACCCTAATGGCTTCGGGAAATTCTGGTGATCCCACGTCCATCCAAACATTTGGAACAACTTCAATTCCGGAG GACTCATCTTGGAATTACCAGGGGATTGATAGATACCAGCGCCATCTGATGGTACCTGGACAAG CCTCCAAGCCTTTGGTAAATCTTGTTAATGACCACTCTCATGTTGTGGAGGATATCTTTGAACGTTTGGACACATACGTTgaaggagctggtcattatgaaGTCATAGCTAAATATTTTCGCTTTCGCATCTACACAATAAGATCCAGGTTTGAAAAGGCAGACGGCGGTCCCTCCAGAGCAATGATTGAGGCGATAGTTGCTCGTCACCCCGAGATCACAGTGGAGAGCTTTGCAAAATTGGTGGAAGAGAAAGCACGCCGAAGTGATGTCGCTAATTTGCTGAGGGATTATGATCTTGATTTGCTGAAAGAATCTGAAGATTTTTTCTACTTCCAGTAA
- the LOC136917831 gene encoding uncharacterized protein isoform X1, protein MGPLRLNIFVLSVLLCCLFVGQVEPKVCAYDHFIIESGSGNWTCRKCLLCQPGLGLSPQCGTKLSIHNLKIKCEPCILGKTYSEVEGTSSCKPCSSCADHQTIVKNCTLYADSQCKDTCSKEFYFEDLTGDCQPCSWCCSDGSNKVRSGCKDMPSYKQCDVNTAKNCKPICQNGQYVVPGSKRGGHCENCNVCPPGTSPFPECGSVVENTEQVICKSCVEGWTFSNNYGTSQCKPCTRCSVGQKEVLPCNLTNDRVCSDCDKGFYRDVKSTLQCKPCSACCNGDKDVHIEKCAEQKMPKNFQCSQAIGVGSVCQSQSINKEPKFKSLVPVYIATSVGAGFVILLSVSVCYCMIKFRRHKVLTSHQSRALLVAGEEESSDSRFEDLTVSGLQETICFEKSGVILQFSDPESFVNDGHGIRSKICWDKALTVSLPSHEIQLSPVIQFYSHGSKLSKPVHVTIPHSAFMDSSHRWSIGLKSFTLESGPEIDWKDEIVDKIYGNEVSFYMDCLLSYVVVGTPVYKSSKSTKKRFQCAVFGDTEGTVGQDYTVYLYLIDDCEASLEKLMQDERSKSMILLGSPQSINVEAGFETDVKVVIKQLCGGWKIALTNSQVIPHKSIKESYRTFPCAEILFEHDNGRNRDFRCIIEVTADDTTIQILAVGKMKEDPSLRYLESRTGQQHTMLTGRGQCGDFEAAAELQSSQPETLMASGNSGDPTSIQTFGTTSIPEDSSWNYQGIDRYQRHLMVPGQASKPLVNLVNDHSHVVEDIFERLDTYVEGAGHYEVIAKYFRFRIYTIRSRFEKADGGPSRAMIEAIVARHPEITVESFAKLVEEKARRSDVANLLRDYDLDLLKESEDFFYFQ, encoded by the exons ATGGGGCCTCTTCGTTTAAACATTTTTGTGCTCTCTGTGTTGCTTTGCTGTCTCTTCGTTGGA cAGGTTGAACCAAAAGTATGTGCATATGATCACTTCATTATTGAATCAGGATCAGGAAACTGGACTTGTCGGAAATGTCTGCTTTGTCAACCTGGATTAGGTTTGTCTCCACAATGTGGCACAAAACTCAGTATTCACAATTTAAAAATCAAGTGCGAGCCATGCATACTTGGAAAAACCTACTCTGAAGTGGAAGGTACAAGCTCCTGTAAGCCTTGTAGTTCTTGTGCTGATCACCAAACAATTGTGAAGAACTGTACTTTGTATGCTGATTCTCAGTGCAAGGATACATGTTCAAAGGAGTTTTACTTTGAGGATCTGACAGGTGACTGTCAGCCCTGCTCCTGGTGCTGCTCTGATGGGAGTAATAAGGTTAGAAGTGGGTGCAAGGATATGCCATCGTACAAACAGTGTGACGTGAACACAGCAAAGAACTGCAAACCCATATGTCAAAATGGTCAATATGTTGTTCCTGGTAGCAAGAGGGGGGGGCACTGTGAAAACTGCAATGTTTGCCCTCCAGGGACATCACCTTTTCCTGAGTGTGGTAGTGTGGTTGAAAACACTGAGCAAGTTATATGCAAATCCTGCGTCGAAGGCTGGACATTCTCAAACAATTATGGAACAAGTCAATGCAAGCCATGTACTAGGTGTTCTGTTGGACAAAAGGAAGTACTTCCCTGTAATCTGACCAACGATAGGGTGTGCAGTGACTGTGATAAAGGGTTTTACAGAGATGTCAAGAGCACTCTTCAGTGCAAACCATGCTCTGCATGTTGCAATGGTGACAAAGATGTGCACATTGAAAAATGTGCAGAGCAGAAGATGCCTAAAAATTTCCAATGTAGTCAAGCCATCGGAGTAGGAAGTGTATGTCAATCTCAAAGTATTAACAAAGAACCAAAGTTTAAGTCTCTAGTACCTGTCTATATAGCAACCAGTGTGGGTGCTGGATTTGTCATTCTACTATCAGTATCAGTGTGCTACTGCATGATAAAATTCCGCAGACACAAGGTCCTCACATCACATCAATCACGTGCCTTGTTAGTCGCTGGTGAAGAAG AAAGTAGTGACTCTAGATTTGAAGACCTAACTGTGAGTGGCTTGCAAGAGACTATATGTTTTGAAAAATCTGGTGTCATTCTCCAATTTAGCGACCCTGAAAGCTTCGTTAACGACGGTCACGGAATCAGATCAAAAATATGTTGGGATAAAGCATTGACTGTTTCATTACCAAGTCATGAAATTCAGCTCAGTCCTGTAATCCAATTTTACTCTCATGGCTCAAAACTGTCCAAGCCAGTCCATGTAACAATTCCACACAGTGCATTCATGGATTCTAGTCACAGATGGAGCATTGGACTGAAAAGCTTCACGTTAGAAAGTGGACCAGAGATCGATTGGAAAGACGAGATAGTAGACAAAATCTATGGTAATGAAGTGAGCTTTTATATGGATTGTCTTCTCTCCTATGTCGTTGTGGGGACACCAGTTTACAAGTCCTCGAAGAGTACAAAGAAACGTTTTCAGTGTGCAGTCTTTGGAGACACAGAAGGCACAGTTGGTCAAGACTATACTGTATACTTATACTTGATTGATGACTGCGAAGCTTCATTAGAG AAACTAATGCAAGATGAAAGATCTAAAAGCATGATTCTGTTGGGTTCTCCTCAGTCAATCAATGTTGAGGCTGGTTTTGAGACTGATGTAAAAGTAGTAATCAAACAACTTTGTGGTGGTTGGAAAATAGCACTCACAAACTCTCAG GTTATACCTCACAAGAGTATAAAGGAATCTTACAGGACTTTTCCATGTGCAGAGATCCTATTTGAGCATGATAATGGGAGGAATAGAGACTTTCGCTGTATAATTGAAGTGACAGCAGATGACACAACGATCCAAATCCTTGCAGTCGGCAAAATGAAAGAG GACCCATCTCTGAGGTACCTGGAGAGTCGCACAGGCCAACAGCACACAATGCTTACTGGGCGGGGTCAATGTG GTGACTTTGAAGCTGCAGCTGAGTTACAAAGCAGCCAGCCAGAAACCCTAATGGCTTCGGGAAATTCTGGTGATCCCACGTCCATCCAAACATTTGGAACAACTTCAATTCCGGAG GACTCATCTTGGAATTACCAGGGGATTGATAGATACCAGCGCCATCTGATGGTACCTGGACAAG CCTCCAAGCCTTTGGTAAATCTTGTTAATGACCACTCTCATGTTGTGGAGGATATCTTTGAACGTTTGGACACATACGTTgaaggagctggtcattatgaaGTCATAGCTAAATATTTTCGCTTTCGCATCTACACAATAAGATCCAGGTTTGAAAAGGCAGACGGCGGTCCCTCCAGAGCAATGATTGAGGCGATAGTTGCTCGTCACCCCGAGATCACAGTGGAGAGCTTTGCAAAATTGGTGGAAGAGAAAGCACGCCGAAGTGATGTCGCTAATTTGCTGAGGGATTATGATCTTGATTTGCTGAAAGAATCTGAAGATTTTTTCTACTTCCAGTAA